The region GGGCATCCGCCGACATTTTTGCGCTCATGTCCGCACCTTCCAGAAGCTGTCCGCCAGATCCCGCTTGAGGGCATGCATTTTCACAATCTTTTCCTCCACCGTGTTCTTCGTCACCAGACGGTATATGGTCACGGGCCGCTGCTGACCAATGCGGTGGGCACGGTCTGAAGCCTGA is a window of Desulfobotulus mexicanus DNA encoding:
- a CDS encoding DEAD/DEAH box helicase, which produces MWKSENQASDRAHRIGQQRPVTIYRLVTKNTVEEKIVKMHALKRDLADSFWKVRT